The following is a genomic window from Alkaliphilus sp. B6464.
CATTTTTTGCTTTGTTTCAAAATAACTTAGCAAACTTTGTGGTAATAGCTATTACAATGATCAGTATTGGATATCCTGCTGATATAGTATATGGCAAAGTTATTCCTGGTGCAGCTATAAGTGTATTGTTTGGAAACTTTTATTATGCCCATATGGCATCGAAATTATCCGTAAAAGAAAATCGTCTAGATGTAACCGCCTTATCCTATGGTATAAGTACCCCTGTTATGTTTATTTATCTCTTTGGAGTTATGAAGCCTGCTCTTGACTTTACAGGTGATCCGCAAATTGCTTGGAAAATTGGAGTAGCTGCCTGTTTCCTAGGTGGTGTAGTAGAATCTTTAGGTAGTCTTGTTGGAACTTGGATTAAAAACAATCTTCCACGAGCTTCTATGTTAGGTGCCTTGGCAGGTGTGGCATTTTCAGTAATTGGTGGACAAATGTTTTTCCACACTTATGAAGCTCCTATAATAGGAATATTCGTACTCGCTATAATATTAGTAGGACTTGTAGCTAAAAAGCAGATGCCTTTTAAAATTCCAGCCTCACTATTTGCAATAATAATTGGTACGGTTTTAGCTTACACTTTTAGAGAGGCTAATATTGGTCAGGTTACTGAAGGACTTGCAAATGTAGGATTCTATCCGCCTTTACCTTCCCTTACCTTTATTGAAGGACTACAATATTTATTCGGTCCTATGATAGGCCTACTAGCAGTCTTATTGCCTATATCTATTTATAACTTTATAGAAACGATGAATAACGTAGAAGCTATGTCAGCTGCAGGAGATAATTATAATGTAGCTGAAGCACAACTATTTGATGGAGTTGGAACTATGATCGGAGCATTATTTGGTGGCGTATTCCCAACTACTGTTTATATTGCATCCGTTAGTGCCAAATGGACCAATGCAGGAAGAGGATATTCAATTATTAACGGTCTTGTATTTTTACTAGCATCAACCTTTGGAATTATAGCTGCTATGTCAAAGATTATACCTTTACCAGTCGTAGCCCCTATCTTGGTATTCGTAGGAATATCTATGGTATCTCAAGCTTTCTCATCGGTTGAAGAAAAGCATTATCCAGCAGTTGTATTAGCAATGATCCCATATTTAGCTAATTATCTTCAAAGTAAATTTGCCTCTTTAGCTCCCGAAGCCTTAGATAAGGTATCCCCAGCAATAATACCTCTAGGCCAAGGAGCTATGTTTACTGCCTTAATATGGGGAGCAATTTTAGTATTTATATTAGATAATGAATTTAAAAAGGCTTCTGTTGTTTCCTTTATAGGAGCTATACTTTCAGCTATAGGACTAATCCATGCACCTAAACTAAGTCTATTTTTTGACTATAAGTATGCCTTAGCCTATCTAATAATAGGCATTGCTTTTATAATACTAAATGTTACTCTAAAAGACTCTGAAGATGAATCTCAGCTACAAAAGAATTTGATGGTAGATTAGTATATATTTTACAATAAAACAGCTTTGCCACCGACTTAAAATAAGCGGTGGCAAAGCTTCATTGTATAAAGAAAAAATGCTAACAGTTAAAATGTTAGCATTTTTTATCTATATAAGAAACAGCGTTTAAAGCTGCTACCTGACCTTCACCCATTGCTTTCAAATACTGATAAGGTTTGCCAGTAGAGTCACCTGCCGCATAGCACCCTTTGAGATTAGTTTCCATATCTCTATTTACTTTAATATGTCCATCCTCTACAAGAAGTCCAGGTACTAGTTGATCAGGTGATATACTATCTCTTAAAATAAACACTCCATCGCTTTCTAACTCTGAATTTCTAAGAATTATCTTTTTCACCATACTATCACCTATTATTTCAACAGGCTTGTCATTAATTATTTCTATATTATTATTTAAACCATATTCACCTTTAAACATAGGTATAAAATAAACTTTTGAAGCCAACTCACTAACATAGTTTGCTTCTTCTATAGATTCATTATTATATCCTATAATAGTAACCACTTTATTTTTATATAAAGGTGCATCACAGGTAGCACAATACCCTACTCCTCGCCCTAGGAATTCACTTTCTCCTTTAAAAGGCTTTCCAAACTGAACCCCTGTGGCTAAGATTAAAGATGTAGCTTCATAGGTTTTATCACTAATCATTAGAGCATAATAGTCTCCCATGTCATAGATATTATCTACTCTTTCATAGGTAATATCTATATTCATTTCATCTAAGTGCTCTTTAAATTTCTTAGTCAACTCCTTACCGCTAATTCCATAAAATCCTACATAATTATCTATCTTCGGTGCTAGATATAGTTTATTACTTAAATTCTCATACCCAAAAACTATTATATTTTTGTTTCTAATCCTTGCATTGATTGCCGCTGTAATTCCTGCTGGTCCACTTCCGACGATAGCTATATCATATCTTTCACTCATTCAATCCTCACCTCTTAGGAGTAACACTTAATTAGATTAAATATTTCTATACTATTTAAACATGTTTTTCTAACTGTGCCATAATAGCATTTTTAGGCATAAAACCAATAAATTTATCTATAATTTTACCATTTTTAAATACTAAAACTGTTGGTATACTAGCAACATTATATTCTATTGCTATTGATTGATTTTCATCAACATTTAACTTAGTAACTTTCATTTTTCCTTCTAACTCATTTGCTACCTCTTCTATAACTGGGCCAAGCATTTTACAAGGTCCGCACCATGGTGCCCAAAAGTCTACTACTACAGGTATATCACTGTTTATTACTTCATTAAAATTTGTCTCGTTTATATTCATTACCATAATTCTTCCTCCTTTTATACCCCTATAGGGTATCATTATATATGATGATACTATTAAGTTTTTACTTCGTCAACACTAAATTATTTTTTCTATGATAACGAAGTTATATTTGTATATCGTAATAATATAATATACAGATTAATATAATTTGTCAAGTAGATTTCTCTATTTAAAACTTTTTTGAAGGTTATATTCTCAGTTTTAATATTAAATTCCTTAAGCAAACATTAACAAGCTTAGAGCCATAACAATCATTCCGGAGATAAGTCCATAAATAGCAATATGATGTTCTCCATATTTCTCAGCTGTTGGAAGTAACTCATCTAAAGAAATATAAACCATGATCCCTGCAACAGAAGCAAATATTACTCCAAACATTGCATCACTGAAAAATCTCATTAAAAGAAAATATCCCAATATTGCACCTACAGGTTCAGATAGACCTGAAAGAAAAGAATATAAAAATGCTTTTCTTCGATTTCCAGTGGCAAAATAAATTGGTACGGAAACTGCAATACCTTCCGGAATATTGTGAATTGCAATAGCAACTGCTATACTAATTCCTAGTGTTGGATCTTGCATTGCTCCAGTAAATGTTGCTAATCCTTCAGGGAAATTATGAATCGCTATGGCTAAAGCAGAAAATAATCCCATTCTTAGTAATTCAGGATCATTTGTATTTTCTAATTTCATATCCTTTACATCCCGTGCTTCATGTGGGTTTTCAGCACTTGGTACAAACTTATCAATTATTGCAATTAGTGCCATGCCCGCAAAAAAAGCAATTGTTGTAAACCAATATCCTTTTGTTGATCCATAAACAGCTTCCAAAGAGTCTCTTGCCTTTACAAATATTTCAATCATTGAAACATAAATCATTACACCTGCAGAGAAACCCAAGGCTGCAGATAAAAACTTTTTATTTGTCTGTTTTGTATAAAATGCCAATGCACTACCAATACCTGTAGATAATCCTGCAAATAGTGTTAGTCCAAAAGCAAATAATACGTTATTCGTAGTTATATCCATAATTACTCCTCCTCATGTTCCTATATATCATTTATTCTCATTAATTTTAGTTATTAAACTTATATTTTCTATATATATTATTCTTATATTTAAATATTAGAATAATATCAGAACTTCCTCTTTCATTTCTCATAAAAAGGTAGCACAGTGAAGTGCACTATTCTGACTACCAAATATTATTTTTTCCTTTTAACTCATACTCTTCACAATATAGGAAAATATACCATAAAAAAATTCATAGTGAATTCATATTAGCACATTACTATAAAGATAACCAAATACTCAAGTTTATATGGAGTTTTAATTTTATTCGAACATGAAGTCGTGTGGTTCCACGAACTATACAATTCTAAGACTCTATCTTACCGAAGATAGAGTCTTAGAATTGTTAGCTATCGAATACATCAAATATTGGAGGGATACAAATTGAGATCAAAGAAATCAAGTAAAAAGAAAACTATTATTATTAGTGTAGTTTGTATGCTTATAATCACCTTAATTACAACATTTGCACTAAGCCCAAGAGCAGAAAGCTATGATGAAGAGACTGCAAGAAGCCAAGACGTCACAACATACTATAATTTTAATGGTAATATTGAAGCAAAGGATAATCAAATTGTTATAGCAGATACTATGATGCAGATAAAAACAATTTATGTTGAAGAAGGCGATACTGTAAAAAAAGATGATATATTGTTTGAAACCACCCAAGGTCAAAAAATCAGAGCTAAGATAGATGGAGAAGTTGGCGAGACTTTAATTGAAGAAGGTGCTACCCTAATGACAGGAACAAAGATGACTACTCTTACAGATTACTCCAATTTGAAAATTACTGTAAAGGTTGATGAATATGACATCACTTCTATGGCACAAGATAAAGAAGTAACCGTGCTGGTAAATGCTCTTAATAAGGAGATTACGGGTAAGATTGCCAAGGTATCTAAGGAAGCAATAACAGTAAACGGCGTATCATACTTTACAGCTTCTATAGACTTAGAGAAGGACCCCGATTTATTAGTTGGTATGTCTACTGAAGTAACAATGATCAGTCAAAGTGCTCCGAATGTCACTACTATCTCTATGAAAGCACTGCAATTCGATAATAAAAATCAGCCTTTTGTATATTATAGGGATAACAGCGATAAAGTTGTCGCTAAAACAGTTACAGTAGGAATAAATGATGGCAATATCGTTCAAATAGAAGATGGAGTAAAATCAGGTGAAGTTGTACTTCTGCCAAAAGAAAAGATTAATAAAATAGCAACTCCCTTAGATGTTATGAGAGAGCAGTAGGAGGTACTAAATTATGAACAAAGAAATTCTTTCTATGAATAACATTGTTAAAACCTACCAATTGGGCGATGAAGAACAGATTATTCTAAAGGGTATTAATCTTAAGGTTGATAAAGGTGAATTTATTTCTATTTTAGGCCCATCTGGTTCAGGTAAATCTACTATGATGAATATAATTGGTTGTTTAGATACTCCTACAAGTGGAGAATACATTCTTTCTAATCGTAGAATTGCAGAACTTGATGAAGTTGAACTTGCCCATATTCGTAGTAAAGAGATTGGATTTATATTTCAGTCTTTT
Proteins encoded in this region:
- a CDS encoding NCS2 family permease, producing the protein MEIKKYPWFIKEDIDAFFALFQNNLANFVVIAITMISIGYPADIVYGKVIPGAAISVLFGNFYYAHMASKLSVKENRLDVTALSYGISTPVMFIYLFGVMKPALDFTGDPQIAWKIGVAACFLGGVVESLGSLVGTWIKNNLPRASMLGALAGVAFSVIGGQMFFHTYEAPIIGIFVLAIILVGLVAKKQMPFKIPASLFAIIIGTVLAYTFREANIGQVTEGLANVGFYPPLPSLTFIEGLQYLFGPMIGLLAVLLPISIYNFIETMNNVEAMSAAGDNYNVAEAQLFDGVGTMIGALFGGVFPTTVYIASVSAKWTNAGRGYSIINGLVFLLASTFGIIAAMSKIIPLPVVAPILVFVGISMVSQAFSSVEEKHYPAVVLAMIPYLANYLQSKFASLAPEALDKVSPAIIPLGQGAMFTALIWGAILVFILDNEFKKASVVSFIGAILSAIGLIHAPKLSLFFDYKYALAYLIIGIAFIILNVTLKDSEDESQLQKNLMVD
- a CDS encoding NAD(P)/FAD-dependent oxidoreductase, translated to MSERYDIAIVGSGPAGITAAINARIRNKNIIVFGYENLSNKLYLAPKIDNYVGFYGISGKELTKKFKEHLDEMNIDITYERVDNIYDMGDYYALMISDKTYEATSLILATGVQFGKPFKGESEFLGRGVGYCATCDAPLYKNKVVTIIGYNNESIEEANYVSELASKVYFIPMFKGEYGLNNNIEIINDKPVEIIGDSMVKKIILRNSELESDGVFILRDSISPDQLVPGLLVEDGHIKVNRDMETNLKGCYAAGDSTGKPYQYLKAMGEGQVAALNAVSYIDKKC
- the trxA gene encoding thioredoxin, encoding MVMNINETNFNEVINSDIPVVVDFWAPWCGPCKMLGPVIEEVANELEGKMKVTKLNVDENQSIAIEYNVASIPTVLVFKNGKIIDKFIGFMPKNAIMAQLEKHV
- the zupT gene encoding zinc transporter ZupT encodes the protein MDITTNNVLFAFGLTLFAGLSTGIGSALAFYTKQTNKKFLSAALGFSAGVMIYVSMIEIFVKARDSLEAVYGSTKGYWFTTIAFFAGMALIAIIDKFVPSAENPHEARDVKDMKLENTNDPELLRMGLFSALAIAIHNFPEGLATFTGAMQDPTLGISIAVAIAIHNIPEGIAVSVPIYFATGNRRKAFLYSFLSGLSEPVGAILGYFLLMRFFSDAMFGVIFASVAGIMVYISLDELLPTAEKYGEHHIAIYGLISGMIVMALSLLMFA
- a CDS encoding efflux RND transporter periplasmic adaptor subunit, which translates into the protein MRSKKSSKKKTIIISVVCMLIITLITTFALSPRAESYDEETARSQDVTTYYNFNGNIEAKDNQIVIADTMMQIKTIYVEEGDTVKKDDILFETTQGQKIRAKIDGEVGETLIEEGATLMTGTKMTTLTDYSNLKITVKVDEYDITSMAQDKEVTVLVNALNKEITGKIAKVSKEAITVNGVSYFTASIDLEKDPDLLVGMSTEVTMISQSAPNVTTISMKALQFDNKNQPFVYYRDNSDKVVAKTVTVGINDGNIVQIEDGVKSGEVVLLPKEKINKIATPLDVMREQ